The Esox lucius isolate fEsoLuc1 chromosome 20, fEsoLuc1.pri, whole genome shotgun sequence region gatggtgagcccacaggaaggcggccccacgtcgctccttcgggctgagcccgaaAGGCcgggccaccaggcgctcgcgtacttgtgattaatcagagtcaatttaaatgatggcaggtgtgtaatgacttttatttaacatgagttaattctgaacacagccacatccccagttataagagggtgtgcacacttataatAACAGGTtattataaggtttttatttttccccctcgaagatatcagtttgtttttcaattgaattgttcacattataggtcacattaaatgtggaaaaagttctgacatgatttatctttgtctcattcttttaaatcacaaaaacttggcattttcacaggggtgtgtatactttttatatacactatGTACCGTTTATAAAGAaaacgagtgagcaggcaaaacacgtcttttatttcttatgggattcacatttggtcttaacagaatggctcaatcataaaacaaaacatggcaacaaaaaaaaattgactgacccctgtttaaaagtctgcatacccttagttccgaataatgtgtattgccccctttagcatcaatgacagtgtgcagtcttttgtaatagttgtctatgagaccctaaattcttgcaggtggtatagctgtccattcgccttggcaaaatgcctctaggTCATTCAAAGTATTTGGTTGTCTtacatgaaccgcacatttgagatctccccagagtggcttgatgatatttaggagactgtgatggccactccagaacttttctgctgtaaccgctggagggtcaacttggccttgtacttagggtcattgtcgtgctggaaagtccaagagcatcccaagcacagctttcgtgcagaaggatgcaaattgtctgccagtattttctgataacatgctgcattcatcttgccatcaattttcacaagattctctgTGCCTTtggagctcacacaccccaaaaatatcagtgagccaccaacatTCTTCAccgtggggatggtattctgtttactataggccttgttgacccctctccaaacatagggcttatggttgtgaccataaagctctattttggtctcgtcactccgaATTACATTGTGACAGAAGCtttgaggcgtgtcaaggtgttgttgggcatattgtaaccaggcttttttggtggcattggtgcagtaaaggcttctttctggcaactcaaccctgcagctaatttttgttcagtatcgttgtattgtgctccttgaaacaaccacacagtttttttccagagaagcctgtatttctcctgaggttacctgtgggtttttctttgtatcctgaacaattcttctggcagttttggctgaaatcttcctTGGTCTATCTGaactttggcttggtatcaagaaatcCCAGAATGTTTCacttcttaagtgattgaacagtactgactgggatttgcaaggctttggaaatctttttatatccttttccatctttataaagttccattaccttgttacgcaggtcttttgacaattcatttctgctccccatggctcagtatctagcctactCAGTGCATCTACgcgagagctaacaaactcattgactatttatacacagacactaattgcaatttaaaaagccataggtgtgggaaattcacctttaatttccatttttaccagtgtgtgtcaccttgtgtgtctgtaacaaagcaaaacattcaagggtatgtaaacttttgatcagggccatttgggtgatttctgttatcatcatgatttaaaaagggggccaaacaactatgtgataataaatggcttcatatgatcactatccttaaaaaaaaaaaaaggataggatagtgattttattttcacatgatcagtcatattttcaaaatcattgtcAAAATTTCAcactttctgccagggtatgaagACTTGAGCACAACTATGTGTTCTACTGAAAGATACCATTTTAGAACCAGGGTAAATGATGCAGATGATTAGGAGCAGACATTAGCATTGATGTAATTCagtcagaaataaaatgtaaacattcccCTTTTACTTGACCATGTTTTATTATCAATTATTAGTTGTTCTTTTCAGTCCTACTTATATGATTTTCTAATCGGTATGGCACATTTTCTGTCTAGATTCATGCCCCCGGATGACCCGCTTGGTCGACGTGGTCCAAGTCTTGACAATTTCCTCAGGAAGAGACCTCTACTCCCAGAACACAAGCGCCAGCCCTGTCCTTATGGTAAGGGTGAACAGTAATGAGGactttgtcctgtttcttttctttgtttttcacagAATGAATCCCAGGATGAGGTTCCCCATTTTAACCGCACCTCTGCACAGAGACTGTTTGTGAAAGGCCTGACTATTGTCCTGTGGAATCGTGGGCTTAACTTTATCATGTTgtatatttaacatttgttaATAATCCTGTTGTAACTGTAATTCCATTTCAGGTAAAAAGTGCACTTACGGTGTGAAGTGTAAATTCTACCACCCTGAGCGCACACAACAATCCCACCGATCATTGGCTGATGAGCTCAGGGAGAAAGCCAGGCTCTCCTCTGTGAAAGAGGGCCGAATTCCAAACTCGTCAACCCATACGGCCCCCCTATTGGACCCTGGACAGTTTCCCGCCACATCAGTGGATTATGATCTGGAGCGCATGTCACTGGAGCAGCCTGCTTCCCCAGGCGGTGGCCACAAGGGTATTGAGAACACCTCGCTTTGCTGGGATATTCAAGGCTCCAGTAGGAATCAACATCACCATAGCCACAGAGCATCAGGCTGTGTGCCCAGTATGCCATCCCCCTCCACTGCTTCTGAGATCCCCTATGCCAGCGTTCCATATGAATGCCTGGACTCTGGTTTCGACTCTTATGACAGCCAAAGCCAGTACTCTAACATCTCCAGGGGCCACAGCAAGGCCTTCAGGCCCAGGCAGCAACAGCAGGGCTTCCCGTCTGATTCCAGACATGCAGGCATGCATCCAGAGAGGGTGCCCCAGGAAAGCCCCCAGACATGCAGGTGTTTTCATTTGGCTTTGTCCGCCGCGCCACAGAAGCAGGATCACTATGGCAACTCGCAGCTTAAGTCCCTCTCCCAATCTCAGCCAAGGTATGACACGTTTTCGCCCCCTCTGTACCCAGCCAACATGAACCACCAGCACCACTATAGCCTCCCCTCTAACTTCCAGcaaggtggggtggggggccaaCAGTCCCACCTCCATCAGCACCCCCAGAAGTACTGGTCAGATCCCTTCTATGGTGAGATCCACCAGGCCAGGGCATCTTATAGCCTCCCCTGTGGCCCCCAGCACCATCACCTCCCCCATAATCCAAGGAGCTCCTCTTATGGGAAGCCCCAGTCATGGCCCCAACCAACTCCACCTACCTTTGACCCAGAGCGAGAGGAGCTTCGTAAGAAACTGCAGGCCATCTTCAACCCCCACCAGGTGGACACCGTCATGGGCATGTTCCCTCACCTGATGGATGCCCAGAAGCTGGCTGCAGAGATCCTTAACCTCAAATCTCAGGGAGTGTCCTTCTGATGCCTTAATGAAGCTCCTTCATGTGGCTGATACAAGATTGAGATCAGGTTGGAGCACTAACTTCCATGGaaatcatttgttcatgttaataAGTGACTTGTGTGCCAAAGTGCATTGGGTAATTATTCTCTGTTGATTTAACCTTCCTAATTTATGGTGATAATTTGAACTGTTTAGCAAAAGGGCTCAAATACATGTTATTTCCGTGGTCCTTCTTTAGGAATATCGTACTTTGTATGGTTTATGTTAATCCATGTCGGGTAGTTTGGGATTCTGAAGAGTAGGGTTGTTTAACTGGAGTTTTTGGGGGTGTTGACTTTATTTAAAGttgtatactgtacatctttAGGACAGTGTAAGCAAATGGCTCTTGTATCACCGTGTAATCAAGTGCAATATTGATATGGGATATATTTGCTCTAGACATTACCACAAGAAAAGTGGTCTAGTTGTAGAGACT contains the following coding sequences:
- the LOC105027161 gene encoding ribonuclease ZC3H12A, whose amino-acid sequence is MEQAFPSLDTSSPIKPNPGEFQLRVEFFRKLGYSTMEVRAALMKLGLGTDTNSVLGELVHSGASAVISTSSSLESGEDTTSPIGLSKSSRNQGPPRDSPVSSLEDRRDTDTGLKPIIIDGSNVAMSHGNKEVFSCRGIELAVNYFLDRGHSTITVFVPSWRKEQPRPDVPITEQNLLLDLEKKKIVVFTPSRRVGGKRVVCYDDRFIVKLAYESDGVIVSNDTYRDLQAERPEWKRCIEERLLMYSFVNDKFMPPDDPLGRRGPSLDNFLRKRPLLPEHKRQPCPYGKKCTYGVKCKFYHPERTQQSHRSLADELREKARLSSVKEGRIPNSSTHTAPLLDPGQFPATSVDYDLERMSLEQPASPGGGHKGIENTSLCWDIQGSSRNQHHHSHRASGCVPSMPSPSTASEIPYASVPYECLDSGFDSYDSQSQYSNISRGHSKAFRPRQQQQGFPSDSRHAGMHPERVPQESPQTCRCFHLALSAAPQKQDHYGNSQLKSLSQSQPRYDTFSPPLYPANMNHQHHYSLPSNFQQGGVGGQQSHLHQHPQKYWSDPFYGEIHQARASYSLPCGPQHHHLPHNPRSSSYGKPQSWPQPTPPTFDPEREELRKKLQAIFNPHQVDTVMGMFPHLMDAQKLAAEILNLKSQGVSF